GGCCTTCCTTCGATCGCCTTACCCCCAGGTCCGCCTCGAATCGGGTGCGCTGCTCCACCGGATCGTTCAGCTCCGTGAAGGCATTGGCCAGTTCCAGCCCGCCCATGTACAGTTCGAATCGTTCCACGTACCGGGGGTTGCCCGGAACCCGGCGCGCCAGCGACGGCAGCCGGGCGGGATACTCCGTCAGAAAGACCGGCCGGTCCGCGGGCAGCGCGGGTTCCACGGCCGTCAGGAAAACTCGGTGGAACAGGTCGTCCCAGTCATCGTCTTCGCGAACCTCGTAACCCCTGGCCCTGGCTGCGGACGAGAACGCCTCCAGGTCGTCGCAGGCATCCAGGTCGATCCCAGACCGGTCAAGGAAGCAATCCCGCACCCTGTACCTCGGCCAGGGAGGCCGGAGGTCGATCGTGGTTCCCCGGTAGGTCAGTTCGCAGGCATGGTTGAGCGTCTCGGCCAGTGAGTTCACGAAATCCTCCGTGGTGGCCATGACCGTCTCGTAATCGGCGTAGGCCTCGTACCACTCCAGGCCGGTGAACTCGGGATGGTGGGTGTCGAACCGTTCCCCGTTTCGGTAGAACCGGCAGATCTGGTATATCCGTTCACAGCCCGCCGCCAGCAGGCGTTTCATATAGTGTTCGGGCGAGGTCTGCAGGTACAGGGTCCGCGGTCCGCCTTCGCCGTCCACGTATTCCGTTCGAAAGGAACTCAGGGCCGGCGTCAGGTCCGGAACGGTCATGAAGGTCGGCGTGTCCACGGCGATGAAGCCGCGGGATTCGAAGTAGGCTCGGGTCCCGGCCATGAGACGTGCCCGGAGGCGCACGGCACCGGCCGCTTCAGGTTCAGATCCGGCGCCGGCCGCTTCCGGTTCGTGGGCGCCGCGCAGGCAGGGCGCCAGGAGTCTGAGACTGGAAACGGTGTATGCGTCGTTCTCCCATGTACCCGCGCATTCCACGAGGTCGCCGACGCGCATGTGCGCAAGCATGCCGGACAAGGCCGGTTCGTCCAGGACGAGGTCGACCGTGCCCGTCCAGTCCTCGAGCACTC
Above is a genomic segment from Gemmatimonadota bacterium containing:
- the genX gene encoding EF-P lysine aminoacylase GenX — protein: MSRIEQLHSQGIQAYPARTGRTHTVRQAREYGISGNTTVLAGRLVRLDPRAGSGVLEDWTGTVDLVLDEPALSGMLAHMRVGDLVECAGTWENDAYTVSSLRLLAPCLRGAHEPEAAGAGSEPEAAGAVRLRARLMAGTRAYFESRGFIAVDTPTFMTVPDLTPALSSFRTEYVDGEGGPRTLYLQTSPEHYMKRLLAAGCERIYQICRFYRNGERFDTHHPEFTGLEWYEAYADYETVMATTEDFVNSLAETLNHACELTYRGTTIDLRPPWPRYRVRDCFLDRSGIDLDACDDLEAFSSAARARGYEVREDDDWDDLFHRVFLTAVEPALPADRPVFLTEYPARLPSLARRVPGNPRYVERFELYMGGLELANAFTELNDPVEQRTRFEADLGVRRSKEGPDHYDGGVDEALLAALEYGMPPSGGIAFGLDRLAMLFADVETIDPVIMFRDF